Proteins co-encoded in one Thermocrinis sp. genomic window:
- a CDS encoding CBS domain-containing protein has protein sequence MKVVILEEGADLDALSSAYGVLLLYEDAYLLKPSLLSRRASEVFKRFRDKFRILDHLPDRFELVLVDSHNVEDYKLPGLEEIYIYDHHPKAPKGFKGKVDTVGSATTLIVEELQRLNKSISPEDATILAFGIYEDTGSLTYEGTTERDALALAWLLKMGASLRTIREYLRESLSRDEIDFLAKSLTAVEKLFLNGSKITIFVLKSEDYNPEFLQVIYRLEDIKDSDAFFVIVSAGSKTYLFGRGLKDKFDTSKVLEVFGGGGHSFASAVKLENVEAERVKTILVQVLKGENPAIKVKDVMNTPAFAVKEDLTVEQALFELTKRNYAGAPVVDEKGRLVGVVYKKVLLKVHKLFPLRQVKDFIQSDFHTLSTEDFIWDAEKILSTFGEKLIPVLENGKLVGVVTRLDLMQAIRRQTQPLKSLHKKVKLPSKVEEIAKKVGEVCKELGFRGYLVGGVVRDILMGKNIWDLDFVIEGNGLETAKRVAQLYGVNIHPFPQFGTAHLKVGDFKLEFATTRRETYPHPGAYPEVEPASIKEDLLRRDFTINAMAISVMEEDFGTLIDYFGGLRDLKNKLIRILHPLSFVEDPVRILRALRFAGRFDFKLSKSTEKALKNALALGVIKHASKGRLLNELKLVFREEKLLNILKLYREYGILEQLIEGFQWTPNLEAKLEKLREIVSWHHIEFADRAIEYGWLYLIILLEDVNGEHFLVGMSAPGWVRELYNLYKTQAIQIIRKLQQANKNSEIYLVLKKLPEPFYLLIALDERVRQKVVLYMEKLSKVKVDVSKFAGLKGKELGMAIELEKLKLMDSI, from the coding sequence GTGAAAGTAGTGATCTTAGAAGAAGGTGCGGACCTTGATGCCCTGTCAAGTGCTTACGGGGTCTTACTTTTGTATGAAGACGCATACCTGCTTAAACCTTCCCTTCTGTCCCGAAGGGCAAGCGAGGTGTTCAAAAGGTTTAGGGATAAGTTTAGGATTTTAGACCACCTCCCTGATAGGTTTGAGCTCGTCCTGGTAGATTCTCACAATGTGGAAGACTATAAACTTCCAGGTTTGGAGGAAATATACATATACGATCATCATCCCAAGGCTCCAAAAGGGTTTAAAGGTAAGGTGGATACGGTTGGAAGTGCAACAACGCTGATTGTAGAAGAGCTTCAGAGGTTAAACAAAAGCATATCTCCAGAAGATGCAACCATATTAGCCTTTGGCATATACGAGGATACGGGTAGTTTGACTTATGAGGGAACCACAGAAAGAGATGCGTTAGCTTTAGCTTGGCTTTTGAAAATGGGTGCCTCTTTGAGGACTATAAGAGAATACCTTAGGGAAAGCTTAAGTAGAGATGAGATAGATTTTTTAGCTAAAAGTTTGACTGCAGTTGAAAAACTTTTCTTAAATGGTTCCAAGATAACTATCTTTGTTCTAAAGTCCGAAGATTATAATCCCGAATTTTTGCAGGTCATATACAGGTTAGAGGACATAAAAGATTCAGACGCCTTTTTTGTCATAGTCTCTGCGGGAAGCAAAACTTACCTTTTTGGTAGAGGATTAAAAGATAAATTTGACACTTCAAAGGTTTTGGAGGTGTTTGGAGGAGGAGGTCACTCCTTTGCCAGTGCGGTAAAGTTAGAAAACGTGGAGGCAGAGAGAGTCAAAACCATCTTGGTGCAGGTGCTAAAAGGAGAAAACCCTGCCATAAAGGTAAAGGATGTTATGAACACTCCAGCCTTTGCAGTCAAAGAAGATCTTACAGTAGAGCAGGCTCTTTTTGAACTCACGAAAAGAAACTATGCAGGTGCTCCTGTGGTAGACGAGAAGGGCAGATTGGTGGGTGTAGTTTATAAGAAAGTGCTTCTAAAGGTTCATAAGCTCTTTCCTTTAAGGCAAGTAAAGGACTTTATCCAGTCTGACTTTCACACTCTCTCCACAGAAGATTTTATATGGGATGCGGAGAAGATCCTTTCTACTTTTGGTGAGAAGTTAATACCGGTGTTAGAAAATGGCAAGCTGGTTGGTGTGGTTACCCGGTTAGACTTGATGCAGGCTATAAGAAGACAAACTCAGCCCTTAAAGTCTTTGCATAAAAAGGTAAAGCTTCCTTCAAAAGTGGAAGAAATAGCAAAGAAGGTAGGCGAAGTTTGTAAAGAGCTTGGCTTTAGAGGATACCTTGTAGGGGGAGTTGTCAGAGACATACTTATGGGAAAAAATATATGGGACTTGGACTTTGTTATAGAAGGGAATGGCTTAGAAACTGCCAAAAGGGTGGCACAGCTCTACGGTGTAAATATCCATCCCTTTCCCCAATTTGGAACGGCCCACTTGAAAGTGGGAGATTTTAAGCTTGAGTTTGCCACCACAAGAAGGGAAACCTATCCCCATCCCGGCGCCTATCCTGAAGTGGAGCCAGCTTCCATAAAAGAGGACCTTCTAAGAAGGGACTTTACCATAAACGCTATGGCTATATCAGTCATGGAAGAGGACTTTGGAACGCTCATAGACTACTTTGGAGGACTAAGGGACTTAAAGAATAAGTTAATAAGAATACTACATCCCCTTAGCTTTGTGGAGGACCCTGTTAGAATACTCAGAGCCTTGCGCTTTGCAGGTAGGTTTGATTTCAAGTTGTCCAAAAGCACTGAAAAGGCTTTAAAAAATGCTTTAGCCTTAGGTGTTATTAAGCACGCGTCAAAGGGCAGACTTTTAAACGAGTTAAAGCTTGTGTTCAGAGAGGAGAAACTTCTCAACATTCTAAAGCTGTATAGAGAGTATGGGATCTTAGAACAGTTGATAGAAGGCTTCCAATGGACACCTAACTTAGAGGCTAAGCTGGAAAAGTTGAGGGAGATTGTTTCATGGCATCATATAGAATTTGCAGACAGAGCTATAGAATACGGCTGGTTATATCTAATAATACTTTTGGAAGATGTAAATGGGGAACATTTTTTGGTAGGAATGAGTGCGCCAGGCTGGGTGAGGGAGCTATACAATCTATACAAAACTCAAGCCATTCAAATAATAAGAAAACTCCAACAAGCTAACAAAAATTCCGAAATCTACTTGGTCCTAAAAAAGCTTCCTGAGCCTTTTTACCTACTTATTGCCCTTGACGAGAGAGTAAGACAGAAAGTAGTTTTATACATGGAAAAACTCAGTAAAGTCAAGGTGGATGTGTCAAAGTTTGCAGGTCTAAAGGGCAAAGAGTTAGGAATGGCTATAGAATTGGAAAAGCTAAAACTAATGGATAGTATATAA
- a CDS encoding ferredoxin reductase: MELEKLPIVEFEAPIVEIKTETPTTKTLVFDISDVEFNFYPGQYVMLQVPYPPTGEILKRAYSIANSPAKKNLLELTIKRTPQGKASVILTQEVKVGDRFRIKGPYGKFVWLPEISKNIVLIGAGSGIVPLMCMLRYIRDSSLSDVSATLLYSNTHYEEIIYRDELEAMKGLPNIKIVHTLTRGAPEGWNGYTGRINEDMIKKEVGELSGKVYYLCGPPAFVDDMSSILERLGVDKDSIRKEKYD, from the coding sequence ATGGAACTTGAGAAGCTTCCAATAGTTGAGTTTGAAGCACCGATAGTTGAAATCAAAACTGAAACGCCCACCACAAAAACCCTTGTTTTTGATATAAGCGATGTAGAGTTTAACTTCTATCCAGGCCAGTATGTTATGCTTCAGGTCCCCTATCCACCTACAGGGGAGATATTAAAGAGAGCCTATTCTATAGCCAACTCTCCCGCTAAAAAAAATTTATTAGAGCTTACCATAAAGCGCACGCCCCAGGGAAAGGCTTCGGTTATCCTTACGCAGGAAGTTAAAGTAGGAGACCGATTTAGAATAAAGGGTCCTTACGGAAAGTTTGTATGGCTACCGGAAATTTCCAAAAACATAGTGCTCATAGGAGCAGGTAGTGGTATAGTGCCACTTATGTGCATGCTAAGGTATATAAGAGATTCCTCCCTTTCTGACGTGTCCGCTACACTTCTTTATTCAAACACCCACTACGAAGAGATCATATACAGAGATGAGCTTGAGGCTATGAAAGGCCTTCCTAACATCAAGATAGTTCATACTCTTACAAGGGGCGCACCTGAAGGTTGGAATGGTTATACTGGAAGAATAAACGAAGACATGATAAAAAAGGAAGTTGGAGAACTAAGCGGTAAAGTTTATTACCTGTGCGGTCCTCCAGCTTTCGTTGATGATATGAGCTCCATTCTTGAAAGGTTGGGTGTGGATAAGGACAGTATAAGAAAAGAAAAATACGATTGA
- a CDS encoding MBL fold metallo-hydrolase: EVYHWCKAHTDGDMVLWLPSRKILISGDIVFGGRVPFLGSGNSKTWIDCLDRILELEPEILLIGHGEPLIGKENIRKQVLMTKKYIQDIRKVVKKLYEKGLDVEAVRSMANQEMLNIDPTYSQLPVFFQVNSVNAYHLYFEIEKELFLEGK; encoded by the coding sequence TGAGGTTTATCACTGGTGCAAGGCCCACACAGATGGGGATATGGTCCTTTGGCTACCTTCAAGGAAGATCCTTATCTCAGGGGATATAGTTTTTGGGGGTAGGGTACCCTTCTTGGGTTCTGGAAATTCAAAGACTTGGATAGACTGCCTGGACAGGATCCTTGAGCTGGAGCCGGAGATACTTTTGATCGGACATGGCGAGCCTCTGATTGGAAAGGAGAACATAAGAAAACAGGTGCTAATGACCAAGAAATACATCCAAGATATAAGGAAGGTTGTTAAAAAACTTTACGAGAAGGGTTTGGACGTGGAGGCTGTGCGTTCTATGGCAAATCAGGAGATGTTAAACATAGACCCCACCTATTCCCAACTTCCTGTCTTTTTCCAGGTCAACTCCGTAAACGCCTATCACCTTTACTTTGAAATAGAGAAAGAACTGTTCCTTGAAGGAAAGTAA
- the moaD gene encoding molybdopterin converting factor subunit 1 — MVKLLYFAILKEKIRKQEEDLDFVGSVKELRKKLTELYPQLKDVLKVCLFAVDYEYVGEDFILKGGEKVAVIPPVSGG, encoded by the coding sequence ATGGTAAAACTTCTTTACTTTGCCATCTTAAAAGAGAAGATAAGAAAGCAAGAAGAAGACTTAGATTTTGTTGGAAGCGTAAAGGAGCTCAGGAAAAAGCTTACAGAGCTATACCCCCAGCTAAAAGATGTTTTAAAGGTTTGCCTTTTTGCGGTAGATTACGAATATGTTGGAGAAGACTTCATACTCAAAGGGGGAGAAAAGGTAGCGGTAATACCCCCTGTTAGCGGTGGATAA
- a CDS encoding TIGR00725 family protein, with protein MFRIVSVIGSSQANEEEYQVAYQVGRFLAKKGLVVVCGGRGGVMEAVCKGAKEEGGLTVGIMTTYTGEEANPYVDIRINTGMNWNRNPIVVASGEFVIAIGGHWGTLSEIAYALILNKRIIGYKTYNIEGVEQTESLEELLNRIESMLANL; from the coding sequence ATGTTTAGAATTGTTTCTGTAATAGGATCCTCTCAGGCAAATGAGGAAGAATACCAAGTGGCATATCAGGTGGGTAGATTTTTAGCTAAAAAAGGTTTGGTAGTGGTCTGTGGTGGAAGGGGTGGTGTTATGGAGGCGGTTTGCAAAGGAGCAAAGGAGGAAGGGGGTTTAACTGTGGGAATAATGACTACCTACACAGGGGAAGAAGCAAACCCTTACGTGGATATTAGGATAAACACGGGTATGAACTGGAACAGAAACCCTATAGTTGTTGCTAGCGGGGAGTTTGTTATAGCCATAGGAGGACACTGGGGGACACTTTCTGAAATAGCCTACGCTCTTATACTTAATAAGAGGATCATAGGCTACAAAACATACAACATAGAAGGGGTGGAACAAACAGAAAGCTTAGAAGAACTATTAAACCGTATAGAGTCTATGCTTGCAAATCTGTAG
- the soxB gene encoding thiosulfohydrolase SoxB, which produces MAISRRELLKSSAFLGLVALGGVSFAKRRKPSFEELLDFKSYGNLTLIFTSDIHGHLKPVYFPEPMNLLAPNELRGTPGFLTGTEFMKYYNIKPGSVEAYTMTCSSFIRLAREYGKTGGAPQIATVIKTIVQQRGRDKCLILDGGDTWVTSGISLKTDGMAIVDWLNYIGYDYIVAHWDVTVGKEKFLEIINKHLKAKFISYNITDDTFGDLIFPPYDVKEVNGVKVGIIGSSFPFTPLANPRIYTEGWRFGVRPEELQNYVNELREKHKVDLVILLSHDGLPLDIALMKIVKGIDIVISGHTHDVTPEPVKVGNTLIVSPGSHGKFVGRMDLEVSKGKLVGYRFKLIPVLSEVIPEDKGAKELVQKWYKPYEKEFNTVIGTTRTFLYKRDTLYSTWDRLIGEALADYFHGVDAVMSLDVATSPGYRWGPAVLPNSPIRVEDVYNVLGITYPEVFLLRRKGRDLLVLWEDVADNVFNPNPLYQQGGDMSRIYGVEYELKINAKQGERIRNVRIKSKPLEADKEYLVAVYGGPPPPGVEPEKVNIRDIVINYIKKKKEIVVERRPNVKVLDHPYNTDCFWR; this is translated from the coding sequence ATGGCGATTTCGAGAAGGGAACTGCTTAAAAGCTCTGCTTTTTTGGGTTTAGTCGCTCTTGGTGGAGTGTCTTTTGCAAAAAGGAGAAAGCCCTCTTTTGAGGAACTCTTAGACTTTAAAAGTTACGGAAACCTTACGTTGATCTTTACTTCGGATATTCATGGACACTTAAAGCCAGTATATTTCCCAGAGCCTATGAATTTGTTAGCTCCCAACGAGCTAAGGGGAACGCCCGGTTTTCTAACTGGAACGGAATTTATGAAGTATTACAACATAAAGCCCGGCAGTGTGGAAGCCTACACTATGACTTGTAGTAGCTTTATAAGGCTTGCAAGAGAATACGGAAAGACGGGTGGTGCCCCACAAATAGCTACTGTGATAAAGACCATCGTGCAACAGAGGGGAAGGGACAAATGTCTCATTCTTGACGGTGGAGATACTTGGGTCACGTCTGGTATATCCCTAAAAACCGATGGTATGGCAATAGTGGATTGGCTAAACTACATAGGCTATGACTATATAGTAGCACATTGGGATGTTACCGTTGGAAAGGAGAAGTTTTTAGAAATCATCAACAAACACCTGAAGGCTAAGTTCATATCCTACAACATAACTGACGACACCTTCGGAGACCTTATATTCCCGCCATACGATGTAAAGGAGGTAAACGGTGTTAAGGTTGGAATAATAGGTAGCTCTTTCCCATTCACTCCCTTAGCTAATCCAAGGATTTACACAGAAGGCTGGAGGTTTGGAGTAAGACCAGAAGAGCTTCAAAATTACGTAAATGAGCTGAGGGAAAAGCACAAAGTAGATTTGGTCATCCTACTGTCCCACGATGGACTACCCTTAGACATAGCGCTTATGAAAATAGTAAAAGGAATAGACATAGTTATTTCTGGACATACCCACGATGTTACACCTGAACCTGTGAAGGTTGGAAACACGCTTATAGTATCTCCGGGCAGCCACGGAAAGTTTGTGGGAAGAATGGACTTGGAAGTCAGTAAAGGTAAGCTTGTAGGATACAGGTTTAAGCTAATACCTGTCCTGTCAGAGGTAATACCCGAGGACAAAGGAGCTAAGGAGCTTGTGCAAAAGTGGTATAAGCCTTACGAAAAGGAATTCAACACAGTAATAGGCACAACGCGCACGTTCCTTTACAAGAGAGATACACTTTATAGCACTTGGGACAGGTTGATAGGAGAAGCTTTGGCAGATTATTTCCACGGAGTGGATGCGGTAATGTCCTTGGACGTGGCAACTTCTCCGGGATACAGATGGGGTCCTGCAGTTCTGCCCAACAGTCCCATAAGGGTGGAAGACGTTTATAACGTGCTTGGTATAACTTACCCTGAGGTTTTCCTCCTAAGGAGAAAGGGAAGGGACCTTTTGGTGCTTTGGGAGGACGTGGCGGATAACGTATTCAACCCAAACCCACTCTATCAACAAGGTGGAGACATGTCAAGAATTTACGGAGTGGAGTACGAACTAAAAATAAATGCCAAACAAGGGGAAAGAATAAGAAACGTGAGAATAAAGAGCAAACCTCTCGAAGCGGACAAAGAATACCTTGTGGCAGTTTATGGCGGACCACCCCCACCAGGAGTGGAACCGGAAAAGGTAAATATCAGAGACATTGTGATAAACTACATAAAGAAGAAAAAAGAAATAGTAGTTGAGAGGAGACCAAACGTGAAGGTTTTAGACCATCCATACAACACAGATTGTTTCTGGAGGTAA
- a CDS encoding OmpA family protein, with amino-acid sequence MKKVSLALLLMGGVVFAESKQEKPLDPCGSPKEVYSKYMLDKCYEGYFKAIMEAKKNADEALRLVNEANRKVSDLERRVGKLEGIADDHERRIRALEGRKVEVPKPEVGPYKWQLEEVGTVYFDFNKFNIKPSEASKLDEIVGKVKDSGKEVLVVGFADKRGPSNYNFNLSMWRAQMVASYLAQKGVDIGKMRIASYGKEVADLLGKKYSDQRAVKVFIIH; translated from the coding sequence ATGAAAAAGGTATCTTTAGCACTACTACTAATGGGCGGTGTAGTGTTTGCTGAAAGCAAGCAAGAAAAGCCGTTGGATCCATGCGGTAGCCCAAAGGAGGTTTATTCAAAGTATATGCTGGACAAGTGCTATGAGGGATACTTTAAAGCTATAATGGAGGCAAAGAAGAACGCAGATGAAGCCCTTAGATTGGTAAATGAAGCAAACAGAAAAGTTAGCGATTTAGAAAGAAGGGTGGGGAAACTTGAAGGTATAGCAGACGATCATGAGAGAAGAATAAGGGCATTGGAAGGAAGAAAAGTGGAAGTGCCTAAACCCGAAGTGGGACCTTACAAGTGGCAATTGGAAGAGGTAGGCACCGTGTATTTTGATTTTAACAAGTTCAACATAAAACCTTCGGAGGCAAGTAAATTAGACGAGATAGTTGGCAAAGTAAAAGACTCGGGTAAGGAAGTGTTGGTGGTTGGGTTTGCGGACAAAAGAGGACCCTCCAACTACAACTTTAATCTCTCAATGTGGAGAGCTCAGATGGTTGCCAGCTACTTAGCCCAAAAAGGTGTAGATATAGGCAAAATGAGGATAGCATCTTACGGAAAAGAGGTGGCAGATTTATTGGGTAAAAAATACTCTGATCAGAGAGCTGTTAAGGTATTCATAATACACTAA
- a CDS encoding glycosyltransferase family 9 protein, which yields MDKKALIIRFSSLGDVVLTSCLFQPLIDRSYKPYLLTHPPYGEIFKDDPRVEVIELRKDELFKNLERLKGFDLYLDMHKNLKTLLLKLILGGTWKSYSKESIRRRLAIKFKAFRTPYSVVDSYLRAIGEKGYRPSIVLSEDRLNRLKQTYGEGFVAISSGARYKKKRYPYFVKVAEKLRKKGIRVVFVGAQGECDGVEDAENLCGKLSLIDTAGIIKLAKIFVGNDSGLLHIARAVKTKAVQIYGGTHPTLGFSLFPEEGKVIIKNLPCQPCTLHGKGECKYKTYECLEIPPEIVVDEILKLTSQEGH from the coding sequence GTGGATAAAAAGGCACTGATAATCAGGTTTTCCTCTTTGGGTGATGTGGTTCTTACCTCTTGCCTTTTTCAGCCACTTATAGACAGAAGCTATAAACCATACTTGCTTACACATCCGCCTTATGGAGAAATCTTTAAGGACGATCCCAGGGTTGAAGTGATAGAGCTAAGAAAGGATGAACTTTTCAAAAACTTAGAAAGGCTTAAAGGTTTTGACCTGTATTTGGACATGCACAAAAACCTAAAGACTCTTTTGCTTAAGCTAATACTGGGTGGCACCTGGAAAAGCTATTCAAAAGAGAGCATAAGAAGAAGGCTTGCTATTAAGTTTAAAGCGTTTAGAACTCCCTACAGCGTGGTAGATTCTTACCTAAGAGCCATCGGAGAAAAGGGATATAGACCTTCCATCGTCCTGTCTGAAGATAGGCTCAACAGGTTAAAGCAAACTTACGGAGAGGGTTTTGTAGCCATATCTTCAGGAGCTAGATATAAGAAGAAGAGATATCCATATTTCGTAAAAGTGGCGGAAAAGTTAAGGAAAAAGGGCATTAGGGTAGTTTTTGTTGGGGCCCAAGGAGAGTGTGATGGTGTAGAGGATGCAGAAAACCTATGCGGAAAGCTTTCTTTAATAGACACAGCTGGGATTATAAAGCTTGCTAAGATTTTCGTGGGGAATGATTCTGGACTATTGCACATTGCAAGGGCTGTAAAAACCAAAGCGGTGCAAATATACGGGGGAACCCATCCTACCCTTGGTTTTTCCCTCTTTCCAGAAGAAGGAAAAGTTATCATAAAAAACTTACCATGTCAGCCCTGCACACTCCACGGAAAGGGAGAGTGTAAGTATAAGACCTATGAATGTTTAGAAATCCCGCCAGAGATTGTAGTAGATGAAATACTCAAACTAACTTCTCAAGAAGGGCATTAG
- a CDS encoding DUF302 domain-containing protein codes for MVKALLITLLLFFSSFAKDPMKAMYLTYLLKEKNFKEAVDKLKKGMEEGQVKVIRVLTISDAIRARGSTEFPNYYVIFACETPKMRDILIKAPALSNVIPCSIAVHQSKENGKIYATIINENMFLSKYGHKLTKQERMEIKRTYENIRYVLTQMSGVRLKPVRIPPPKEDLVYEEGVKSLSYEDFKMLFKTSLDGVNMNVLDVLEVSKESPKFSIFLACNLSYGEAILNDIPQFGTLAPCRIYVYEKPEGSLAVGYINIPFLLKSYSKYLKEDKAEIFRKADKDIKSAIKEAKGE; via the coding sequence ATGGTAAAGGCGCTTTTAATTACTCTCTTGCTCTTCTTTTCTTCTTTTGCCAAAGACCCTATGAAAGCGATGTATCTTACCTATCTCCTAAAGGAAAAGAACTTTAAGGAAGCAGTGGATAAGCTAAAAAAAGGAATGGAAGAAGGACAGGTAAAAGTTATAAGAGTTTTAACCATCTCCGATGCTATAAGGGCGAGAGGTTCTACCGAATTTCCAAACTACTATGTTATCTTTGCTTGTGAAACGCCTAAAATGAGGGATATTCTCATAAAGGCACCCGCTTTGAGCAACGTCATTCCCTGTAGCATTGCAGTTCATCAATCAAAGGAGAATGGTAAAATATACGCTACGATAATAAACGAGAATATGTTTCTTTCTAAGTATGGACACAAGCTTACCAAACAGGAAAGGATGGAGATAAAAAGGACTTACGAAAATATTAGGTATGTCCTGACTCAGATGAGCGGTGTAAGGTTAAAGCCTGTTAGGATACCGCCTCCAAAGGAGGATCTTGTCTATGAGGAAGGGGTAAAATCCTTAAGTTATGAAGACTTTAAGATGCTGTTTAAAACCTCTTTGGATGGTGTAAACATGAACGTGCTGGATGTGTTGGAGGTTAGCAAAGAATCCCCCAAATTTTCCATATTTTTGGCTTGCAATCTATCTTATGGGGAGGCCATACTCAATGATATTCCTCAGTTCGGCACACTGGCACCTTGTCGGATCTATGTTTACGAAAAACCGGAAGGTTCTTTGGCGGTGGGATACATAAACATACCTTTTCTCCTGAAATCCTATAGCAAATACCTAAAAGAGGACAAGGCTGAGATATTCCGCAAGGCGGACAAGGATATAAAGTCTGCCATAAAGGAAGCAAAGGGTGAATAG
- the lepA gene encoding translation elongation factor 4 gives MLDKIRNFSIIAHVDHGKSTLADRLLEFTGAVSRRELKEQMLDTLEIERERGITIKLQAVRMEYKGHVLHLIDTPGHVDFSYEVSRALAACEGAVLLVDATQGIEAQTVANFWKAVEQDLVIIPVINKIDLPAAQPERVKKQIEEILGLDPNDVILASAKEGIGIEEILDAIIKRIPPPKGDPQAPLKALIFDSYYDPYRGAVAFVRIFDGEVKPGTKIRLFSTGKEFEVTEVGAQTPKMTKFEKLSAGEVGYIAASIKDVRDIRVGDTITDAKRPAKEAVPGFRPAKPMVFAGLYPSEGYTFEELRDALEKYAINDAALYYEPESSPALGMGFRVGFLGLLHMEIVQERLEREYGVGLITTAPSVVYRVRLKNGTVKEIKNPSELPENWGLIEAIEEPFVSITIITPKEYVGSIMNLCQEKRGVQKSFKYLDPNTAILEYDMPLSEILLDFHDKVKSLSKGYASYDYEFIGFRKEDLVKLNVFINNEPVDALSFIVHRDKAYRRARQIVEKLKDVIPRQLFEIKVQAGIGSKIIASERIPPLRANVTAKCYGGDITRKKKLLEKQKEGKKRLKQFGKVELPQEAFLSVLRVD, from the coding sequence ATGCTGGATAAGATCAGGAACTTCTCCATCATTGCCCACGTTGATCACGGCAAATCCACTTTGGCAGACAGGCTGTTGGAATTTACGGGTGCTGTCTCAAGGAGGGAACTAAAAGAACAGATGTTGGATACCTTAGAGATAGAAAGGGAGAGGGGGATAACAATAAAGCTTCAAGCGGTTAGGATGGAATACAAGGGACACGTTCTTCACCTTATAGACACGCCGGGGCATGTGGATTTTTCTTATGAGGTTTCTCGTGCTTTAGCTGCTTGCGAAGGGGCGGTGCTTTTGGTAGATGCCACTCAGGGCATAGAAGCCCAGACGGTAGCTAACTTTTGGAAGGCTGTGGAGCAAGATTTAGTTATCATACCAGTTATAAACAAAATAGACCTTCCCGCAGCTCAGCCAGAGAGGGTAAAAAAACAAATAGAAGAAATATTAGGATTAGACCCAAATGATGTTATCCTTGCCTCTGCAAAGGAAGGCATAGGTATAGAGGAGATCTTAGATGCAATAATAAAGCGCATTCCACCTCCAAAGGGTGATCCTCAGGCACCTTTAAAGGCTCTTATTTTTGACTCCTACTATGATCCCTACAGGGGAGCGGTAGCCTTTGTCAGAATTTTTGATGGAGAGGTAAAGCCTGGCACGAAGATAAGACTTTTTTCAACGGGCAAAGAGTTTGAAGTTACAGAAGTGGGTGCGCAGACGCCCAAAATGACCAAGTTTGAAAAGTTGTCTGCAGGTGAGGTAGGATACATTGCAGCATCCATAAAGGATGTGAGGGATATAAGAGTGGGGGATACGATAACTGATGCAAAAAGACCTGCAAAGGAGGCAGTGCCAGGATTTAGGCCCGCAAAACCTATGGTCTTTGCGGGGCTTTATCCTTCTGAAGGATACACCTTTGAAGAGCTGAGGGATGCTTTGGAAAAGTACGCTATAAACGACGCTGCGCTGTATTATGAACCAGAGAGTTCTCCAGCCTTAGGTATGGGCTTTAGGGTGGGTTTTCTGGGACTTTTGCACATGGAGATCGTGCAGGAAAGGTTGGAGAGGGAATACGGCGTAGGTTTGATTACAACCGCACCAAGCGTCGTATACAGGGTTAGGCTTAAGAACGGGACAGTGAAGGAGATAAAAAATCCCTCTGAACTTCCGGAAAACTGGGGCTTGATAGAAGCTATAGAGGAGCCCTTTGTAAGTATAACCATAATCACACCGAAAGAATACGTAGGAAGTATTATGAACCTGTGTCAGGAAAAGAGAGGAGTACAAAAGAGCTTTAAGTATTTAGACCCAAACACGGCTATACTGGAGTATGACATGCCACTGAGTGAAATACTCCTTGATTTTCACGACAAAGTAAAAAGCCTTTCTAAGGGATATGCTTCTTATGACTACGAGTTTATAGGTTTTAGAAAGGAAGATCTGGTAAAGTTAAACGTGTTTATAAACAACGAGCCGGTGGATGCCCTTTCTTTCATAGTTCACAGAGATAAGGCTTACAGAAGGGCTCGGCAGATCGTAGAAAAGCTAAAGGATGTAATTCCAAGACAGCTTTTTGAGATTAAAGTGCAGGCAGGAATAGGCAGTAAAATAATAGCTTCTGAAAGAATACCACCACTGCGTGCCAACGTAACTGCCAAATGCTACGGAGGGGACATAACTAGGAAGAAAAAACTTTTAGAGAAACAAAAGGAAGGCAAAAAGAGGCTAAAGCAATTTGGAAAGGTAGAGCTTCCTCAGGAAGCTTTTCTGAGCGTGCTAAGGGTGGACTGA